The DNA region CCTAAGCGGTTGAATGATCCTGGTGAGTCAGTCTTACATTTTCTTGTACAATCCATCGAAGACCGTGGTCCAGGTAACTCCACCATCTTCGGTCTTTTGCCAGTGCTGGCGCACGCTGCCATCGGAATTGGGTGTCCAGGTGATGCGGTTGTAGTTTTCTTCATTGCCGGTTGCTTCCTTGTCGTCCAGCGTCATACTTCCGTCTTTCCATTCACCTGACAGGAGCAGATTTCCACCCTGGTTGTCCACCCAGGTTTGGCGCCACCTTTTCGTTTCCGTATCATAAAAATTGTAGCTGGTTCCGGTGAAAGTACCTTTGGCGCTGACCCAATGTTCAACCCTGACACAGCTGTCCTGGACTACCTCTATGCGGTTTGTTCCCACCAGTTGTCCCTGTGGATTGTATACATTCCACTCTCCTACCCAGAAATCGAACTGTGAATGCGCTTCCGTGCAGCAAACGCATGGTGGCGTTGATTGTGCCGCGGAATTAGTCACGATCGTAATAAGAAAAAAGAACATCAGGAATTGTTGCGGTTTGTTCATCGGGCGACTATGAAGTTTGAAGAATGTTTTGATGCAGGCGCCCTTGGCACGTGTCGCGTTCCTCCAGCTTCTTTTCAATGATGGATACCATTTCGTAGTTCCGGACACCTCCCCACTGCGGCGCAATGAGCAGGTCCGGTGGTGCCTGAGCGATAAAACGCTCTACGATGATGTCGGGTCTCAGTCTTTCCAGAAAGGAAACGACCATGTCTGCATAGGACTCAGGCGTGAAGTGAATAATGAAGTCAGGATTGTCCGCAAATTGCTTGGCCATAATGGTTCGCCTGATGATCTGCAGATGATGTAGCTTGACGCTTTGGATGGGGAGTTCATTCAGTCTGTCGGCATGAGCGATAAGATCTTCAATACTTTCTCCAGGCAACCCCAGGATCATATGCGCACCCAGATGTATACCCCGGTTTGCGGCGCGTGCATATGCCTGGCGTGTTTCATCAAAAGTGTGACAGCGGTTGATGATTTCCAACGTTCGGTCCAGCGTGCTTTCTACACCAAATTCAAGGGAGGTGAAACGATGCCTGGCACTTTCCTCAAGAAAATCCAGAACGCGATCTGATACACAGTCAGGACGTGTGCCTACGACCAGGCCCACGATATCAGGGTGGTCGATGGCCTGCTGGTAGTAATTGATCACCGTTTCATCATCGGAATATGAATTGGTATACGCCTGGAAATAGGCCAGGTATTTCATCTTGCTGTACTTCCTTGCAAAAAATGCAATGCCCTCGTGCAGCTGTGTGCTTATCGATTTGTCAGGTCCGCAATAAGATGGATTGAAGGAATCATTGTTGCAATAGGTGCAACCGCCATAGCCCTTGGTTCCATCCCGGTTTGGGCATGTAAATCCGGTATCGAGGGAGACCTTTTGGACTTTGAATGGAAATGTCTTTGCCCAAAAAGCGGAAGGTTGCTGATATCGGATGGTGCGAGCCATGCCGCAAGTTCCGATTATTATTTCAAAGCTGCAATGAAACCGGCGGGATCAGGCACTCACAGCGAAGGAGTCAAGCCGGTCGTGTTTGAAGCAGCTATAAGTAAAACGGTTCAGCGTATACTTTTCACTCTGGCTCTTCAGGTATTGACGGAAGCCTTTGTAATTGCCTTCCGGATACGCGGATTTGTACATGACTGCAAGACCTGCAATCATAGCACTTCCAATTCCAGGACCGGAACGAACCCCTACCCTGCCCTTTTTCTCCGGGAGACAGCCTTTCATTTCTATGGACGGAACACAAATGTCGATGGCGGGACTCAATACTGAATCAGAAGTGATCACATTCTGATCATCAACGGTGCCTACCGCAATCACCTCCGGGTAAAGGGCAGGGAAGCAACCATCCGGATGCCATTCGTCTGTTCTTCCCAGAGATGATACGATGATGACGCCCTTTTGGGCAATTTTTTGGGTAAGAAGCCGGATGTCTTCATCTTCCAGCCGGGAGCCGAAAGGCAGACAAATTACGTCAGAGCGTTCTGCTGCCCAGGACAGAGCTGTTGTCAGTAGTTCGGGGAGAGGCTCAAATGTTGAAAGTTGGGTAATCTTGCCGATATGCACTTTGATTTCCGGAGAAACACCCTTGCATTGCAGGATTCCGCTGCCGGCAATAACACCAGCACAAAAAGTACCATGCCCGTCCAGGTCCTCTGCAGGTTCGCCGGGATCATAGAAATTTTTGATGTCACCAACGGACGCTTCAATGTCGGGGTGGTGGGCATCAATACCTGTATCCAGTAGGGTCACCGATATGGAAGGTGCGGTTGCTTTTTTGGTCCAACGGCTAAGGCCATGGATGTCTATCCATTGTTCAAGTTGCATGATCTGTCGTTTGTGGAAAAGATCCGCAGACTTGCGGTCCTCGCCTCCGTTTTATGAACGCTAAATTACAAAATTCATCAAGGCGGGAAAATAAAAAAGGCAGACCCGGGAGTCTGCCTTTTTTGATGCGGATCTGAGGCTTACTGCTTCACGATCTTTTTGGTAAATGCTTTGCCGTTCTGCTCAATTGACAGGAAATAAAATCCGTTGGGTTCACCACTGATGTCGATGACCTGTGAATAATCTCCTTTGAAGTTATTCAGGGTTTCATCATAAACCCTCCGTCCGTTGGCGTCAAAAACACGAACGGTGGTTGTGCCGGATTTGGCCAATGCGAACCGGAGCTCAAATCTTCCGTTTGCCGGATTTGGGTTCAGGGCAACGGATTCCAGTTTAAGTTCACTTTTCTCACCAAGATCGAGGACACCTTCAAGTTTATCTTCATCTGCCTTTGAAACATCTTCAATTCGGATGGTAATGCGGGTGCCCTGATTTTGATGATGTTCTTTCATTTCATCGGAATCGAAATTCCAACGCATGTTGCCCATTCGTTTTTTAAGGCTTTCCCTTTTTGCCAGGCTCCCCTGGGCACTCTTCTGTTTTCCGTCCCGGTTATAGGTGATGTTTACTTTATCGCCTGCTTTCATGGGCTTGAATAACTCAAGCAGGTCTCCTATATCCTGTATGGTTGTGCCATTTACTTTTGTGATGACATCGCCGGTTTTAAGTCCCATGTTGTCTGCAGGTGACCCTTCCGATACGTGTTGGATTCGCAAGCCTTTCTGACCATCTTCAGGAAACGGGCTTCCGGAAAC from Flavobacteriales bacterium includes:
- a CDS encoding TIGR01212 family radical SAM protein (This family includes YhcC from E. coli K-12, an uncharacterized radical SAM protein.): MARTIRYQQPSAFWAKTFPFKVQKVSLDTGFTCPNRDGTKGYGGCTYCNNDSFNPSYCGPDKSISTQLHEGIAFFARKYSKMKYLAYFQAYTNSYSDDETVINYYQQAIDHPDIVGLVVGTRPDCVSDRVLDFLEESARHRFTSLEFGVESTLDRTLEIINRCHTFDETRQAYARAANRGIHLGAHMILGLPGESIEDLIAHADRLNELPIQSVKLHHLQIIRRTIMAKQFADNPDFIIHFTPESYADMVVSFLERLRPDIIVERFIAQAPPDLLIAPQWGGVRNYEMVSIIEKKLEERDTCQGRLHQNILQTS
- a CDS encoding S8 family serine peptidase — protein: MQLEQWIDIHGLSRWTKKATAPSISVTLLDTGIDAHHPDIEASVGDIKNFYDPGEPAEDLDGHGTFCAGVIAGSGILQCKGVSPEIKVHIGKITQLSTFEPLPELLTTALSWAAERSDVICLPFGSRLEDEDIRLLTQKIAQKGVIIVSSLGRTDEWHPDGCFPALYPEVIAVGTVDDQNVITSDSVLSPAIDICVPSIEMKGCLPEKKGRVGVRSGPGIGSAMIAGLAVMYKSAYPEGNYKGFRQYLKSQSEKYTLNRFTYSCFKHDRLDSFAVSA